In Populus alba chromosome 9, ASM523922v2, whole genome shotgun sequence, a genomic segment contains:
- the LOC118045549 gene encoding uncharacterized protein, translating to MGRLSRSVLGFLLLCCLIVAGEAEYLKYKDPKMPVGARIKDLMKRMTLEEKIGQMVQIERTVATPDVMKQYFIGSVLSGGGSVPGPKASAEAWVNLVNGIQKASLSTRLGIPMIYGIDAVHGHNNVYNATIFPHNVGLGVTRDPQLVKKIGEATALEVRATGIPYAFAPCIAVCRDPRWGRCYESYSEDHRIVQLMTEIIPGLQGELPANSKKGVPFVAPGNTKVAACAKHFVGDGGTTKGIDENNTVISMNGLLNIHMPAYYNAISKGVATVMVSYSSWNGKRMHSNQDLVTGFLKNKMKFRGFVISDWQGIDRVTSPPHANYSSSVQSGVDAGIDMIMVPFNFTEFIDDLTYQVKNNIIPMSRINDAVQRILRVKFVMGLFEKPLADLSMAHHLGSQEHRELAREAVRKSLVLLKNGKYTTAKPFLPLPKKAPKILVAGSHADNLGYQCGGWTITWQGLGGNDLTTGTTILNAVKNTVDPTTQVVYNENPDANFVSSNKFSYAIVVVGEPPYAEMYGDSSNLTISEPGPSTINNVCGAVKCVVVVISGRPVVIQPYLEKIDALVAAWLPGTEGQGVADNLFGDYGFTGNLARTWFKTVDQLPMNVGDPHYDPLFPFGFGITTKPAKN from the exons ATGGGGAGATTGTCAAGATCTGTTTTGGGATTTCTATTATTATGCTGCTTGATAGTAGCTGGTGAAGCAGAATACCTGAAATACAAAGACCCCAAGATGCCAGTAGGTGCAAGAATCAAAGACTTGATGAAAAGAATGACATTAGAAGAAAAGATTGGCCAAATGGTGCAGATCGAGCGCACTGTTGCCACTCCAGATGTCATGAAGCAGTATTTCATTG GGAGTGTGCTGAGTGGTGGAGGGAGTGTGCCAGGACCTAAGGCCTCAGCAGAGGCTTGGGTGAACTTGGTTAATGGGATCCAAAAGGCGTCTTTATCAACCCGTCTTGGAATTCCTATGATTTATGGGATTGATGCTGTTCATGGCCATAACAATGTCTACAATGCCACCATTTTCCCTCACAATGTCGGGCTTGGAGTGACCag GGATCCTCAGCTAGTCAAAAAGATTGGTGAAGCAACTGCTCTTGAAGTTAGAGCTACAGGAATCCCTTATGCCTTTGCTCCATGTATCGCG GTTTGCAGGGATCCAAGATGGGGTCGCTGCTATGAAAGCTATAGCGAGGATCATAGGATTGTTCAGTTAATGACTGAGATTATACCTGGTTTACAAGGAGAGTTACCTGCCAATTCCAAAAAGGGTGTTCCCTTTGTTGCTCCTGGAAA TACCAAGGTGGCGGCCTGTGCTAAGCACTTCGTGGGAGATGGTGGCACAACAAAGGGCATTGATGAGAACAATACTGTAATCAGTATGAATGGATTGCTCAATATTCACATGCCAGCATATTATAATGCCATCAGCAAGGGTGTTGCAACAGTTATGGTGTCCTACTCGAGCTGGAATGGGAAGAGGATGCATAGTAATCAAGATCTTGTTACCGGATTCCTGAAGAACAAGATGAAGTTCAGG GGATTCGTGATATCAGACTGGCAGGGTATTGACAGGGTTACCTCTCCTCCACATGCTAATTATTCATCTTCTGTGCAATCAGGAGTTGATGCTGGAATTGACATG ATTATGGTTCCATTTAACTTCACAGAGTTCATTGATGATCTAACTTATCAAGTGAAAAATAACATTATCCCTATGAGCAGGATTAATGATGCAGTACAGAGAATTTTAAGGGTTAAGTTTGTCATGGGTCTCTTTGAGAAACCATTGGCTGATCTCAGCATGGCCCACCATCTTGGCAGTCAG GAACATAGAGAATTAGCGAGAGAAGCTGTGAGGAAATCCCTTGTTCTGCTAAAGAATGGCAAGTACACTACTGCTAAGCCATTTCTACCACTTCCTAAGAAAGCGCCAAAGATACTAGTTGCAGGAAGCCATGCTGACAACTTGGGCTACCAATGTGGAGGCTGGACAATCACATGGCAGGGTCTTGGTGGAAATGATCTCACAACCG GCACCACAATCCTCAATGCAGTGAAGAATACAGTTGATCCTACCACCCAAGTCGTCTACAATGAGAATCCAGATGCAAACTTTGTCAGCTCCAACAAATTCTCCTATGCTATAGTTGTCGTTGGTGAGCCACCATACGCTGAAATGTATGGTGATAGCTCCAATCTAACTATATCTGAACCTGGCCCTAGTACCATCAACAATGTGTGTGGAGCTGTCAAATGTGTCGTAGTCGTTATATCTGGCCGCCCTGTTGTGATCCAGCCCtatcttgaaaaaatagatgctcTTGTTGCTGCTTGGCTTCCAGGAACAGAAGGCCAAGGTGTTGCTGACAATCTTTTTGGTGACTATGGTTTCACTGGCAACCTTGCACGAACATGGTTCAAGACAGTTGACCAGCTTCCAATGAACGTTGGCGATCCACATTATGATCCTCTATTTCCATTTGGGTTTGGTATCACAACTAAACCTGCCAAAAACTAG
- the LOC140955920 gene encoding uncharacterized protein isoform X1, producing the protein MGLMVFMGTTIFIRPLSSRLGIPDSRKGVPYVGGKDKVAACAKHFVGDGGTTKGINENSTAIGYHGLMSIHMPGYFLSIIKGVSTVMVSYSSWNGQKMHANRYLVKTVLKDTLKIRGFVISDWEGVDRITYPRHSNYTESVLKGISAGIDMIMVPYNHTEFINIVTDLVNNNYI; encoded by the exons ATGGGATTGATGGTGTTCATGGGCACAACAATATTTATAAGGCCACTCTCTAGTCGTCTTGGAATTCCAGATTCCAGAAAGGGTGTTCCCTATGTTGGTGGAAA GGACAAAGTTGCGGCCTGTGCGAAGCACTTTGTTGGCGATGGGGGCACCACCAAGGGCATTAACGAGAACAGTACTGCTATTGGTTACCATGGATTGATGAGCATTCATATGCCAGGTTATTTTCTCTCCATTATCAAGGGTGTCTCAACTGTTATGGTTTCTTACTCAAGCTGGAATGGACAGAAGATGCATGCCAATCGTTACCTTGTCAAGACTGTTCTCAAGGATACCCTCAAGATCAGG GGTTTTGTCATCTCTGATTGGGAGGGTGTCGACAGGATTACTTACCCACGTCATTCAAACTACACAGAATCAGTTCTGAAAGGAATTTCAGCCGGCATTGACATG ATCATGGTTCCATACAACCATACCGAGTTCATCAATATTGTGACTGACTTAGTAAATAACAATTACATTTAG
- the LOC140955920 gene encoding uncharacterized protein isoform X2, giving the protein MGLMVFMGTTIFIRPLSSRLGIPDSRKGVPYVGGKDKVAACAKHFVGDGGTTKGINENSTAIGYHGLMSIHMPGYFLSIIKGVSTVMVSYSSWNGQKMHANRYLVKTVLKDTLKIRGFVISDWEGVDRITYPRHSNYTESVLKGISAGIDMVYFTLP; this is encoded by the exons ATGGGATTGATGGTGTTCATGGGCACAACAATATTTATAAGGCCACTCTCTAGTCGTCTTGGAATTCCAGATTCCAGAAAGGGTGTTCCCTATGTTGGTGGAAA GGACAAAGTTGCGGCCTGTGCGAAGCACTTTGTTGGCGATGGGGGCACCACCAAGGGCATTAACGAGAACAGTACTGCTATTGGTTACCATGGATTGATGAGCATTCATATGCCAGGTTATTTTCTCTCCATTATCAAGGGTGTCTCAACTGTTATGGTTTCTTACTCAAGCTGGAATGGACAGAAGATGCATGCCAATCGTTACCTTGTCAAGACTGTTCTCAAGGATACCCTCAAGATCAGG GGTTTTGTCATCTCTGATTGGGAGGGTGTCGACAGGATTACTTACCCACGTCATTCAAACTACACAGAATCAGTTCTGAAAGGAATTTCAGCCGGCATTGACATG GTCTATTTTACACTCCCTTAG